One genomic window of Mycteria americana isolate JAX WOST 10 ecotype Jacksonville Zoo and Gardens chromosome 6, USCA_MyAme_1.0, whole genome shotgun sequence includes the following:
- the LBX1 gene encoding transcription factor LBX1 yields MTSKEEAKPSSGEERRRSPLDHLPPPANSNKPLTPFSIEDILNKPSVRRSYTLCGTAHLLSAAEKHPPAGLPLSGRALLSQTSPLCALEELASKTFKGLEVSVLQAAEGRDGMTIFGQRQTPKKRRKSRTAFTNHQIYELEKRFLYQKYLSPADRDQIAQQLGLTNAQVITWFQNRRAKLKRDLEEMKADVESAKKLGPNPAVDIVALAELEPSAEGRGKARAGSPPPPPAAAREPGAPPPPRPASPPTERPRSRRDSEEEEEEEEEDVEIDVDD; encoded by the exons ATGACTTCCAAAGAAGAAGCCAAGCCCTCCTCGGGGGAAGAACGGCGGCGGAGCCCCTTGGATCACCTCCCGCCGCCGGCCAACTCCAACAAGCCCCTCACCCCCTTCAGCATCGAGGACATCCTCAACAAGCCCTCGGTGCGGAGGAGTTACACCCTCTGCGGAACGGCCCACCTCCTCTCCGCCGCCGAGAAGCaccccccggccgggctgccccTCTCCGGCCGGGCGCTGCTCTCCCAGACCTCGCCCCTCTGCGCCCTGGAAGAGCTGGCCAGCAAGACCTTCAAGGGGCTGGAAGTCAGCGTGCTGCAGGCGGCCGAAG GCAGGGACGGGATGACGATCTTCGGGCAGCGGCAAACGCCGAAGAAGCGTCGAAAGTCGCGGACGGCCTTCACCAACCACCAGATCTACGAGCTGGAGAAGCGGTTCCTCTACCAAAAATACCTGTCGCCGGCGGACCGGGACCAGATCgcccagcagctggggctcaCCAACGCCCAGGTCATCACCTGGTTCCAGAACCGCCGCGCCAAGCTCAAGCGAGACCTGGAGGAGATGAAGGCCGATGTGGAATCGGCCAAAAAGCTGGGCCCCAACCCCGCCGTGGACATCGTGGCCTTGGCCGAGCTGGAGCCCAGCGCCGAGGGAAGGGGCAAGGCGcgggccggctccccgccgccgccccccgccgccgcccgggagcccggcgccccgccgccgccccgccccgcctcgccccccaCGGagcggccccgcagccgccgggacagcgaggaggaggaggaggaggaggaggaggacgtggAGATCGACGTGGATGACTga